A section of the Virgibacillus sp. NKC19-3 genome encodes:
- a CDS encoding helix-turn-helix transcriptional regulator — MKNNVKIARVQMDLTQQQLAEKTGITRQTISLIEKGKYNPTLKLCLDICYAVNKTLDEVFWVEKENDNT, encoded by the coding sequence TTGAAGAACAACGTAAAAATTGCTCGTGTGCAGATGGATTTAACACAACAGCAACTGGCAGAGAAAACGGGAATAACAAGGCAGACCATTAGCCTCATTGAAAAAGGGAAATACAATCCAACTTTAAAGCTGTGTTTGGATATATGCTATGCCGTTAATAAAACATTGGATGAAGTATTTTGGGTAGAAAAGGAGAATGATAATACATGA